Proteins encoded in a region of the Isoalcanivorax pacificus W11-5 genome:
- the lolA gene encoding outer membrane lipoprotein chaperone LolA — translation MKKWYLLVVLALSPAAWAGATEDLVSRLAGVRSMSCDFEQLVLDRGGSRLQEAKGEMQVSRPRQFRWHADSPYEQLVVSNGDVVWIYDVDLDQVIERALGDQVGNTPALLFSGNPEEVANEFTIEEADRHRGRVTYRLRPKGEEPLFSLLEVTFEGDTPRGMRLEDALGQQTTIDFSNVRLNTALDSSLFEFEPPEGADVVSEL, via the coding sequence ATGAAGAAATGGTATCTGTTAGTGGTGCTGGCGTTGTCGCCGGCAGCCTGGGCCGGAGCGACGGAAGACCTGGTGTCACGGCTGGCCGGAGTGCGCTCCATGAGCTGCGATTTCGAGCAACTGGTGCTGGATCGCGGCGGCTCCCGGTTGCAGGAAGCGAAAGGGGAAATGCAGGTGTCCCGCCCGCGCCAGTTCCGCTGGCATGCGGATTCTCCCTATGAACAACTGGTGGTCTCCAACGGCGATGTGGTCTGGATTTACGATGTCGATCTGGATCAGGTCATCGAGCGGGCGCTGGGCGACCAGGTGGGCAATACGCCCGCGCTGCTGTTCAGCGGCAACCCGGAAGAAGTCGCGAATGAATTCACCATCGAGGAAGCCGATCGCCATCGTGGCAGGGTGACCTATCGCCTGCGTCCGAAAGGCGAGGAGCCGTTGTTCAGTCTGCTGGAAGTCACCTTCGAGGGTGACACTCCGCGCGGCATGCGGCTGGAGGATGCGCTGGGTCAGCAAACCACCATCGACTTCAGCAATGTGCGCCTGAACACTGCGCTGGACAGCAGCCTGTTCGAGTTCGAGCCGCCGGAAGGGGCCGACGTTGTCAGCGAACTATGA